The Engystomops pustulosus chromosome 3, aEngPut4.maternal, whole genome shotgun sequence region aggagggggatggggaggagcctgCAGGGAacaagagagaggaggggggatggggaggagactgcagggaacaatagagaggaggggggatggggaggagcctgCAGGGAACAATAGGAGGGGGATGGGAGGAGCCTGCAGGAATCAGTAGGAGGGGGATTGGGAGGAGCCTGCAGGGAacaagagagaggaggggggatggggaggagcctgtagggaacaatagagagaagggggatggggaggagcctgCAGGGAACAATAGAGAGaagggggatggggaggagcctgCAGGGAACAATAGAGAGaagggggatggggaggagcctgCAGGGAACAAtagagaggagggggatggggaggagcctgCAGGGAACaatagagaggaggggggatggggaggagcctgCGGGGAacaagagagaggaggggggatggggaggaggctgcagggaacaatagagaggaggggggatggggaggagcctgCAGGGAACAAtagagaggagggggatggggaggagcctgCAGGGAACAATAGAGAGaaggggatggggaggagcctgCAGGGAACaatagagaggaggggggatggggaggagcctgCAGGGAACaatagagaggaggggggatggggaggagcctgCAGGGAACAAtagagaggagggggatggggaggagcctgCGGGGAacaagagagaggagggggatggggaggagcctgCGGGGAacaagagagaggagggggaatgGGGAGGAGCCTGCGGGGAACAATagagaggagggggatggagaGGAGCCTGCGGGGTACAATagagaggagggggatggagaGGAGCCTGCGGGGTAcaatagagaggagggggactGGGGAGGAGCCTGCGGGGAacaatggagaggagggggactgGGGAGGAGCCTGCAGGGAAcaatagagaggagggggactGGGGAGGAGCCTGCAGGGAACaatagagaggaggggggatgGGAAGGAGCCTGCGGGGTACaatagagaggaggggggatggggaggagcctgCAGGGAACaatagagaggaggggggatggggaggagcctgCGGGGAAcaatagagaggagggggactGGGGAGGAGCCTGCGGGGAAcaatagagaggagggggactGGGGAGGAGCCTGCGGGGAAcaatagagaggagggggactGGGGAGGAGCCTGCGGGGAACaatagagaggaggggggatggggaggagcctgTGGGGAATAGCCTATAGGAGGAAGGATTGGTAAGTATAGGGAGAGTCTTCATGAAATTGGGAAGTGGGAGGAGCCTGCAGGTAACCGGGGGAAGACCTGATGCCAGGGAGGCAGAGAAGATGGGAATATGGGAGGGGCCTAAAAGTAGTCATGGGTGGAGACTGCTGGAAGCTCAGGGGAGGGAAGCAGGGAATAGGAGGAGCCTGAGGTGTAACTGTTTGTTCTCTCCGGTCACAGATAGAGGGCACCCTCATGGGCACCGCCATTGGCACCTGCTTTGGCTACTGGTTGGGCGTCTCCTCTCTGATTTACTTTATCGCTTATCTGTGTAACGCGCAGATCACGATGCTGCAGACCCTGTCCCTGCTGGTGAGTACTTGTCCCCGCCCCCATGACTCTGTGCTGGGATATTGGGGAGTCACTGCTGTTGTGTCTTGCAGGGGTACGGGCTGTTTGGTCACTGCGTTGTCCTCCTGGTCACCTATAACATCCACTTCCACTCTCTGTTCTACGTCTTCTGGTTGTGTATCGGGGGTCTGTCCACCCTGCGCATGGTGAGTGCCCCCTACAGTCTCCGCCCCCTGGTGACCCGCGTCCTTCCGCTTCTCACTCCATGTCTTGTGTCGCAGGTCGCGGTGCTGCTGTCGCGCACGGTCGGCCAAACGCAGAGACTCATCCTGTGCGGATCCATCGCTGCGCTGCACATGCTCTTCCTGCTCT contains the following coding sequences:
- the YIPF3 gene encoding protein YIPF3 — translated: MGVRDNRQVVGRLLESMIPVRMINFPQKIAGELYGPLMLVFTMVAILLHGMKSSGTVIIEGTLMGTAIGTCFGYWLGVSSLIYFIAYLCNAQITMLQTLSLLGYGLFGHCVVLLVTYNIHFHSLFYVFWLCIGGLSTLRMVAVLLSRTVGQTQRLILCGSIAALHMLFLLYLHFAYHKVIEGILDSFESQNLVPPFQRVARDLSDGAEVIVNATSGNLLSPR